The following proteins come from a genomic window of Micromonospora zamorensis:
- a CDS encoding TfuA-like protein has translation MTDVVFIGPSLPADEVVRLLPDAVVLPPVAHGDLLRLDVAPGDRVLVIDGFFLQHPPVRHREILDLLDRGVTVAGAASMGALRAAELWPFGMRGVGEVFQLYRDGIVTGDDEVAVVHGPAEEGHRALSVPLVNIRVALRRAVAAGVLSDAEAVLLLDIGQELPFRRRSYRALERSAPPEAAGVVDRFLTWHRQDPCDAKGADARMLLSMAADNDPELCPAHADDQPIDNLHTRFLDSWRSRFAGESVGGHWVSDREAAAVLMLLHPESAAWHRRGVLAGLAEVDIAAPMVEERAREVAGRRGLTTAPPTGWDWLTDRERGLDDREAVLRVLVRAFGTTPHRSLSLWMVAAPLRTPALLTAARQVAATAASLNETLVPRTTGRRRPGGRLHFRTEVVDTCFARLWGCAVDGLEAAAWDRGFVDLASFRYAAEPLVAYVKAFGTPHLPAVATSAHEDTLAGSPARVG, from the coding sequence GTGACTGACGTCGTCTTCATCGGTCCGAGCCTGCCGGCCGACGAGGTCGTCCGGCTGCTGCCCGACGCGGTGGTGCTGCCGCCCGTCGCGCACGGCGACCTGCTCCGCCTGGACGTCGCACCCGGCGACCGGGTCCTCGTCATCGACGGGTTCTTCCTGCAACACCCGCCGGTCCGCCACCGGGAGATCCTCGACCTGCTCGACCGTGGCGTGACCGTGGCCGGCGCCGCGAGCATGGGCGCGCTGCGCGCCGCCGAGCTGTGGCCGTTCGGGATGCGTGGTGTGGGCGAGGTGTTCCAGCTTTACCGCGACGGGATCGTCACGGGCGACGACGAGGTGGCGGTCGTGCACGGGCCCGCCGAGGAAGGCCACCGTGCCCTGAGCGTGCCTCTGGTGAACATCCGGGTCGCGCTGCGGCGTGCCGTCGCGGCCGGCGTGCTCAGCGACGCCGAGGCGGTGCTGCTGCTGGACATCGGCCAGGAGCTGCCCTTCCGGCGGCGGTCCTACCGGGCGCTGGAGCGCAGCGCGCCACCCGAGGCGGCGGGGGTGGTGGACCGGTTCCTGACGTGGCACCGGCAGGACCCCTGCGACGCCAAGGGCGCCGACGCGCGGATGCTGCTGTCGATGGCGGCGGACAACGATCCCGAGCTGTGTCCGGCGCACGCCGACGATCAGCCGATCGACAACCTGCACACCCGATTCCTCGACAGCTGGCGGTCGCGGTTCGCCGGAGAGTCGGTCGGCGGGCACTGGGTCAGCGACCGGGAGGCCGCCGCAGTGCTGATGCTGCTGCACCCCGAGTCGGCGGCCTGGCACCGGCGGGGGGTACTGGCCGGGCTGGCGGAGGTCGACATCGCCGCCCCGATGGTCGAGGAGCGCGCCCGCGAGGTCGCCGGCCGGCGAGGGCTGACGACGGCGCCACCGACCGGGTGGGACTGGCTGACCGACCGGGAACGGGGACTCGACGACCGCGAGGCGGTGCTGCGGGTGCTGGTGCGGGCGTTCGGCACCACGCCACACCGCAGCCTGTCGCTGTGGATGGTCGCGGCGCCCCTGCGTACCCCCGCGTTGCTCACCGCGGCGCGGCAGGTCGCGGCGACCGCCGCGTCGCTGAACGAGACGCTCGTTCCGCGTACGACGGGGCGCCGCCGCCCGGGTGGTCGGCTGCACTTCCGCACCGAGGTCGTCGACACGTGCTTCGCGAGGCTGTGGGGTTGTGCCGTCGACGGGCTGGAGGCGGCGGCGTGGGACCGGGGGTTCGTCGACCTGGCGTCGTTCCGGTACGCCGCCGAACCGCTGGTCGCGTACGTCAAGGCGTTCGGTACCCCGCACTTGCCTGCGGTGGCCACGAGCGCACACGAGGACACCCTGGCCGGTTCACCGGCCCGGGTCGGCTGA
- a CDS encoding YcaO-like family protein, giving the protein MTDTTETIAFRSGTYRTATVEQTWERVGGMLDRFRITRVADITRLDEIGLPVHVAYRPVGATMAVSVGTGATATQARVSAVMESIESWHAENLRPGTVVRSPAEALDLPYDVRWLHLAERSPLTPAVELDWVAGRGLVTGTRCLVPRATIELDFTVRRGWDRALFTPSSNGLATGNTFAEASLHALLEVVERDCIAPYCTSPLAERTYADPGTATNAMTRTVHEALLRAGCWVEVCDITNAVGVPCYAASIWSEDLPVTFGGFGCHVDPEIAVGRAMSEAAQSRLVMVSGARDDIDATAYHDVGAPPVPPPTVDRPVRPVRRDSPPVGNVTQVLRELASRVQRVTGVEPFSVDLTHDDIGIPVSKVFAPGLRMFDERALSTRPGVPRD; this is encoded by the coding sequence ATGACTGACACGACCGAGACCATCGCGTTCCGATCCGGCACCTACCGGACGGCCACCGTGGAGCAGACCTGGGAGCGGGTCGGTGGCATGCTCGACCGGTTCCGGATCACCCGGGTCGCCGACATCACCCGGCTCGACGAGATCGGGCTGCCGGTGCACGTCGCCTACCGGCCGGTCGGAGCCACCATGGCGGTGAGCGTCGGCACCGGCGCCACCGCGACGCAGGCCCGGGTCAGCGCGGTCATGGAGAGCATCGAGTCCTGGCATGCCGAGAACCTCCGGCCGGGGACCGTCGTCCGGTCCCCGGCGGAGGCGCTCGACCTGCCGTACGACGTCCGGTGGCTGCACCTGGCGGAACGATCACCCCTGACCCCCGCCGTCGAGCTCGACTGGGTGGCCGGCCGTGGGCTGGTGACCGGTACGCGTTGCCTGGTGCCCCGCGCCACCATCGAGCTCGACTTCACCGTCCGGCGTGGCTGGGACCGCGCCCTGTTCACCCCCAGCAGCAACGGGCTGGCGACCGGGAACACCTTCGCCGAGGCCAGCCTGCACGCCCTGCTGGAGGTCGTCGAGCGCGACTGCATCGCCCCGTACTGCACCTCACCGTTGGCCGAGCGCACCTACGCCGACCCGGGCACCGCCACCAACGCGATGACCCGCACGGTGCACGAGGCGCTGCTGCGCGCCGGTTGCTGGGTGGAGGTCTGCGACATCACCAACGCGGTCGGCGTGCCCTGCTACGCCGCCTCGATCTGGTCGGAGGACCTCCCGGTCACCTTCGGCGGCTTCGGCTGCCACGTGGACCCGGAGATCGCCGTCGGCCGGGCCATGTCGGAGGCGGCGCAGTCGCGGCTGGTCATGGTCTCCGGAGCCCGGGACGACATCGACGCCACCGCGTACCACGATGTCGGCGCGCCGCCGGTGCCACCGCCCACCGTCGATCGACCCGTCCGGCCGGTCCGCCGGGATTCCCCACCGGTGGGGAACGTGACCCAGGTGCTGCGCGAGCTGGCGTCGCGGGTGCAGCGCGTCACCGGCGTCGAGCCGTTCAGCGTCGACCTGACGCATGACGACATCGGCATCCCGGTGAGCAAGGTGTTCGCCCCCGGCCTGCGGATGTTCGACGAGCGGGCCCTGAGTACCCGACCGGGAGTGCCCCGTGACTGA
- a CDS encoding class IIb bacteriocin, lactobin A/cerein 7B family, with translation MSNDEQEYGARFVTKYSELVTAVWRSDEELQRLLADPTGYATAAGLPVAPGARVEVDRAQPATLYTKDQVVADWAGTPGLHVLHVPEVPLVDLNELTEAELETVAGGVAPIADNNVNIIAVLIL, from the coding sequence ATGAGCAACGACGAACAGGAATATGGCGCGAGGTTCGTGACCAAGTACTCGGAACTGGTCACCGCGGTATGGCGCAGTGACGAGGAACTGCAGCGCCTGCTCGCCGACCCGACCGGTTACGCGACGGCTGCCGGCCTGCCGGTCGCCCCCGGCGCCCGGGTCGAGGTCGACCGCGCCCAGCCCGCCACGCTCTACACCAAGGACCAGGTCGTCGCCGACTGGGCCGGCACGCCCGGCCTGCACGTGCTGCACGTGCCCGAGGTGCCGCTGGTCGACCTCAACGAGCTGACCGAGGCCGAGCTGGAGACGGTCGCCGGTGGCGTGGCCCCGATCGCCGACAACAACGTCAACATCATCGCCGTCCTCATCCTCTGA
- a CDS encoding MerR family transcriptional regulator — translation MFRHRVLPEATVTIDEATTTPGGPGGYSVEELARKVGMSPRNIRAHQARRLLPPPVRRGRAALYDDSHVRRLDAILALQRQGFNLVSIEAMLGVRASDEAPDGLTAMLQRLTADRPALAHALTRHGVIGRTTDGIVRTVRPRPLRAALDLHRVRVGTVPALQTLSEVLDSLRPVADELVAAVTARLLALAPELVRGGARSSWADLDRETLLLTQGVVNVLTEAFRLAVENQSEAHVAELLENHLDADVCLEDSTDIDNG, via the coding sequence GTGTTCCGTCACCGAGTGCTGCCGGAGGCCACCGTGACCATCGACGAGGCGACGACGACGCCCGGCGGCCCGGGCGGGTACAGCGTGGAGGAACTCGCCCGCAAGGTGGGCATGTCGCCCCGCAACATCCGTGCCCACCAGGCCCGGCGACTGCTTCCCCCGCCAGTGCGGCGTGGTCGGGCGGCGCTCTACGACGACTCCCACGTCCGCCGGCTGGATGCGATCCTCGCCCTGCAACGACAGGGCTTCAACCTGGTGTCCATCGAGGCGATGCTCGGGGTCCGGGCCAGTGACGAGGCGCCCGACGGGTTGACCGCGATGCTGCAACGTCTGACCGCCGACCGTCCCGCGCTGGCCCACGCGCTGACCCGGCACGGCGTGATCGGCCGGACCACCGACGGCATCGTCCGCACCGTCCGGCCACGCCCGCTGCGCGCCGCCCTGGACCTGCATCGCGTACGGGTGGGCACGGTGCCGGCACTGCAGACTCTCAGCGAGGTGCTGGACAGCCTCCGTCCGGTGGCCGACGAGCTGGTCGCCGCCGTCACCGCCCGGCTGCTGGCCCTCGCTCCGGAGCTGGTACGCGGCGGCGCCCGGTCGTCCTGGGCCGATCTCGACCGGGAGACCCTGCTGCTGACCCAGGGTGTGGTCAACGTGCTCACCGAGGCGTTCCGGCTCGCCGTGGAGAACCAGTCGGAGGCGCACGTCGCCGAACTGTTGGAGAACCACCTCGACGCGGACGTGTGCCTGGAGGACAGCACGGACATCGACAACGGCTGA